The window GCGATTTTCAAGGGCACCAAATCCAGCTTGGAAATCCGCCAAGGCAAGGAAGAAAACTGGAAACCGGAGCTGTACGTCGTGCCAAATAGCGCCAGCAGCAAAGCGGCAATCCTGGCCGCGCTGAAAACCAAAGTGGCTTCGCTGCAATCGAAATATGCCGGTGTCGGCGTTGAAGAGCGCGGCAACAAACTTTGGGTGACGATTCCGGACAAGTTCCGCGACGGCCACGAAGCCCACTTTGCCCAAGTCATGCGCCGCTTCCTGGGTTACTTGCGCGATCCGAAGACGCTGCCCGCCTGGGAAAATCCGAACATGCTGGCGAAGTACTACACGACAACCAAAGGCCTGGAGATGGGGTACCGCGCGACAACCGCATCGAAGTGACGGGGGAATTGTTTTACAATCACTCGTGTCCAGCGCAAGCTCGAAGTCAAGGAGACAATGCTATGAGTCAAACGAGTGCAGCTTTAACGTCATCTCCGCAATGGATTCACGAAGAGACTGATGGCGTCAGCTACGATTACCTGCCTTTGGGAAAGTATGTTGTCGCTGCGCGCGGCGTTTGCGGCGGCCGTCCAACAATAAAACATCATCGGCTGGATGCGCGCCACGTGCTGGCCTTTTTCAATCGCGGCGACAGCGTTCAGCAAATCGCGGAGAATTATCGAATTCCTGCTGAAGCAGTTGAAGAAGTCATCCGACTGTCATCCCTTTTCGATTACGAAAAGAGTTACGCATGATCGTGCTGGATGAGCAGTTGATAGACCCAAAAATCGTGGAGAACTTTCAGCATTGGTACAAAGGCTTTGTTACCAACATCCTTGACCTCGGACCGCGCACGCAGGTTGACGACGATGCCATTCCAACATTGTTGAGAGCGGTTAAACAACCGACTTTTGTGACCATCAACTACTCCGACTTTTGGAAGAAAGCGAAAGTCAGCCGATCTTATTGCATCATCTGCCTGAAGCTTTCAGGAGAACGCAGCCGAGAAGTTCCCCGCCTGGTTCAAAGCTTGTTGAAGATGAAAGAGTACTCGACAAAACGCGCCAGAATGGGAAAGGTGATTTCCTGGAGCGATGGCAAGATTAACCATAATGAGTAATCTACTATGTCAAATAACTTTCTGGCCCTGACCGAACAAATTTACGCTTACATGCTGAACAATTCGTTGCGCGAACCGGACGTGTTGCGCCGGTTGCGCGAAGAAACAGAAGCCACAAACCCGCACGCCATCATGGCGATTTCGCCCGTGCAGGGGCAGTTCATGATGTTGCTGCTGAAATTGATCGGCGCGAAAAAGACGCTGGAAGTCGGCGTGTTCACCGGCTACAGCTCGCTTTGCACAGCGCTGACAATTCCGGCTGACGGCCACGTGTACGCCTGCGATGTCAGCGAAGAATGGACTTCGGTTGCGCGGCGATATTGGGCGGAAGCGGGCGTGGCGGACAAAATCACCTTGAAGCTGGCGCCTGCGACTGAAACCCTGGATGCATTTTTAGCGGATGGACAGGCGGGAACATTTGATTTCGCGTTCATTGACGCCGACAAATCGAATTACGACGGATATTACGAACGCGCGCTGAAACTCGTTCGCAAAGGCGG is drawn from Acidobacteriota bacterium and contains these coding sequences:
- a CDS encoding DUF433 domain-containing protein, with amino-acid sequence MSQTSAALTSSPQWIHEETDGVSYDYLPLGKYVVAARGVCGGRPTIKHHRLDARHVLAFFNRGDSVQQIAENYRIPAEAVEEVIRLSSLFDYEKSYA
- a CDS encoding class I SAM-dependent methyltransferase — protein: MSNNFLALTEQIYAYMLNNSLREPDVLRRLREETEATNPHAIMAISPVQGQFMMLLLKLIGAKKTLEVGVFTGYSSLCTALTIPADGHVYACDVSEEWTSVARRYWAEAGVADKITLKLAPATETLDAFLADGQAGTFDFAFIDADKSNYDGYYERALKLVRKGGLLVFDNMLWYGKVADQSVMDADTVALRALNAKLHQDDRVFTSLFGIGDGMHLAIKQCD